Below is a window of Chanodichthys erythropterus isolate Z2021 chromosome 19, ASM2448905v1, whole genome shotgun sequence DNA.
ACTTATGCTCAAAAGCTTACAGGCGAAAAACAGGGCTTGCGCTGCCAAAGTTGACTTGGGGGCATGTCTAATTCAGTAGTGTGACGTCAAATTTTAATAACCTCACATGCGGGATGAAAGCTTAAACAAAACAGGTATTCTTCATAGAAGCAAAGAAGTCAGATTTGGTATTTCTCTTCATACTTGAGAGTAATACTCTTATATAATTCTGATTCATCTCAGCtacaaagagtaaaaaaaacaaagagaatCAATGTCAGTCTTCAGAATGCAGCAGTACAGGGCAAACGCAAGACCCAGAGAGGGATGCGCTGTAAACTAATGATCTTCAATCACACCGTCTGACAGACGCTTATAACAGCTGACTGTACCCTCTGTACCAAATGAACTACATCAATCACTGCCGATGATACGCGCAGCCAAACCTTTTCCTTTCAACAGATTTTGTTTGTTGAGCGTATGACAAATTGGATCCACAATCGCATGGTACTGGGTAAACGGACTTGTTTCCATGTATCTCGCTTGTGCATCAACCGATTTTCTTGTGGCGCAAATCCATTACCAAGATTTGGATCCAAGGAATTGGATTTGGCTGAGAAACAGACTCAAACAGACTACACGAACTTCTCTACATTACCAAAAACACCACATATTTACAGCAAGATGTGCAATATTCATCTCAGTAAGGCTGGAAATCTATCTCATATAAAAagtttttactttattaaaaGCACTATGGAGCCATTTGCACACTATACAGCCACTTAGTGCAGTAATTTcaatggatagttcaccaaagATAAAAATCGTATTTACTTGCTTTCATGTCCTGTATGAaaacctgtttgactttcttttcttttttttttgtggaacacaaaacaagttattctaaaaatgttttaatgcatttttggccatacaatgaaagtcaatggagtTCAATGTTGTTTTGGATTCCCTTGACCTTTATTGTAGAGACAAAAAGGTTCTTCTAAATATCTTCTTCTTGTTCTACTGAAGGAAACTAAATGACAGGTGAATAAATTAcaacaattttaattttggatGAACTACCCTTTTAATCTTCCAACTGCATGAAATACAGTGAATTTGGCGAAATGCGTCAATGGCCAACACTCAGCATACGATTGGTTTCTGAAAACACAAGTTCACCATCTACTCCTTTACAGATTGAATTGGTGTTTATCTACATCAACAATCAAGACAGAAGTAAGGTCACGAAGCAGAAAACCGCATGGAGACAGAGAATGTCTTTGAAGCTCTAGGATCTTAGACCATGGCCTAATTGTAGTGACTGATGAGCTCGGGCTGCCGGCAGAAGCCTGGAGGGTGGAACCTAATACCTCATGGCAGCGGTGCTGGCTTGCCATCCAGGACGGACCACTCTCAAGGGGGAATGGGGGTAGGGTGCTCAAAATCACTGTCATTTCAAACCAGCGTCTCTTCCGCCAAGGTCAGAGTGAGCGAGGCAATAGCAACCTTGCCCTGAGCTACAGCCCCAGACAGAGCCATTTTGCCTTGAAGCAGATGAACGTGGAAAGACAAATGTGTCCATCAAAGGCGGTAAACTTAAGATTCACAAACACAAGCTATCTGCGAAAAAGAACTCTGGAAATCCCAAAACATCCCAAACAGGCATGGTTTCAGTTTCAAATAGCCTGGGCTACACAACAACAAGGGTTCATTTTGTAGATTGATTGGTCATTGATGGCATGTCCTGTCACAGAAATGCCTGGGATAACTGATGGCATATGATTTATAGAATCAACATAAATGGAAATTATGCTGACAGCAAGCACGTGAATCAAATCAGAGGCACGCGAGGACTGCTTGACTTCATATAAACAAAGCTACTGTAAAGGAAAAAAGCATAAAATGTAACTCTCAGCCACATCCAGTACTACTAACAAAAGAGGTATGTtttatgagaaaaaataatattttagcaGTTTGGCTGTGACACTCTATTTTATTTGGTTTTAGGTTCATGAATTGCctataaaagcattaaaaaaaaaagagcattgTGCATTGCTGAttgtttaaaacaagaaaatccAGGTTGTTTTGTTGCAGCGTGCCTTGAAAATGCAAGGGGTTGTTAAGGGTAAATTAAATCCAAATCTGGCCTTTTCCCTCATCTGTGCCACAGAAAATAAGACTCATCATTAAATTCTCCAGTCGCAGTCCTCCCCCTCCCCAAAACGCCACGCAAGGATGCACCTGTGCTGGGAAGATAAGCCCAGAGGAGAGCTTCGGTATTGTTTGCAGCTCTACCCAATTGTTTATCATtcaaatggggaaaaaaaagggGGAAGGGGACTGAATAGTTAGCAACTACATCTATAAACCTCACCGTCTCATCCACCAAATCCAGAAGTGAACCACAACCTTTAGctggaagtaaaaaaaaaaaaacatagcatGTGAAGAAGTACTGGCCACTTACTCTGATATCGTTACGCCTGACTTCTATATCGCACACCGCATGGCCGTGGTTGGTGGCACATCTGGAGAAGCAGCAATACTGGCAGACGGCCACATGCTCGGTTTCACAATGATACAGCCTGTACTCGTCATGCTGTGGACAGCTCCAGGCCCGCACGTCCTCGGCATCCACCAGTAAGTGTCCAGCATTGGAAGAGGGTTGTTGGAGATGGGTCTGTACGTGGGAATGGCAGCAGGGCGCGTTGCACCTGAGGCAAACCTTCTGGGCTTGAAGCGGAGGACCACGCCGGCACAGAATGCAGTGCAAGACTGCTGGCGTCTTCTCGACGTTTAACGCGTTGAACTTCTCCACGATGTTGGACAGCTTGTGGTTCTTCTCCAGAGCTGGTTTTTGGCTGTAGGCATGGTTGCATTCGGGACAGCGAACCATTCCTGCATCTTTAGACCAGGCCTCATTGATACACATGCGGCAGAAGTTGTGTTTACAAGGGAGCTGAACTGGCTCCGAGAACACGTTCAAACAAATTGGGCATATGAGCTCTTCTTCGAGACAGTTCTTCCAGTTCTCGGCCATCTTTAATGCTCACAACTTAAAAAACGGCGTTCCTATACCTGAAATGGGTGGAGTGGGAACCACAGGAACCTTGTTTTATCCCTCAAACCTCAACTTTGTGCCAATGGGAGTATGAATACTCTTAGAGAGAGCTCAAGGCAACATCATTACACCACCCACCACTTCTTCATTCGTTTGTGTCAACTGTAGGCGTCTCGAAAATTGTGCACTAAAGTGGACTTTTCAGTCTTGTGACTTTAAATGCCAACACACTAGTTCATATTCTACATGTGTGGCTCTGATTCCTGCGCCCACTAGTTATCTATAACGGCTATGAATAATACAGTCTGCTGACGACCAGCTTGACAGCTTCTCGTTTACTAGGTAAAGACACCGTTTTTCGAGAACAGCCTCGAGCGAGAGACTAATAAAAGCTTTTGAAAGTAAATTATAATTCTCACGACAAggcttttgttgtttttttccgcTGCTATTTTGACATAGCATCACACTGACATGGATTTTATTCCCAAAGAGGATTATAATGTTTCTGCTAGATCTCCATACAGACGTGCGTTacactttacattaaaatattcatATCGCTCATCCACGTAGCGTGTTTTACAGTTGAATTTCATAGAAAATAACGATTTGAACGGTTAATTCTTACACATGTGTGTAGACTACGCGCATACTAGACTTCGCCCTCATTATAACAAAGGAACATAGAGAGAACATACACTGGTATGTAACCAAGTCTAGAGAAAACTGGACTGCCGAGTGCCTTCACTTTGATCTCTTCAGGCGAGAAAAATGAAGTCTTATTCCGATACACCTCCAAAAATAAACAGACAGCCCTTCATATTGTAAAGCGAAACGGAGTGGTTCTCGCTAGTGCAGTCTGTCATCTGCCATCTTGCGTCcctctttaaaaatgaaaaagaaaacgtCTCTGTTTGGCCCCCATCAAGCCTCTTTAGTGCTGAAAAGAAATCAAAAGTGGATTACAGGCGTGCGTTTCTTCGCTGGTTCCGAATCCTATCGTGGCCGATTCCTGAGAACGTGCATCCATGGGTCGATCCTCAAAACGGGCCGATCTCACCATGGTATTATTTATGGTTTTTGCTCTTCTCTCGTCCAGGCTTTGATGAGGGTTGGAATGCAAGGACAGAAAAGAGAGTTTCAATACACACACAGCTTCTCACTCGCTCCTCCTCTCCCAACGACCACTCCGCCAATCACGTGACTCATCACTGCTTTGACATGCAAAAAGGAGGTGCTTCGAGCAAATAGGCGGGGCTTTGATTAAAAGGGCAACTACTTCGGGGAATAACGCGAAGATTATTGATTCAGCCGAGTGACGCGAATCTTTTGAAtcaattcactaaaaagaatcattcagtgttgtttttgtgttatttatatattattttagttttcattaatattttgaaattttatatttatatttttgtaacattttactaTTTAGGAATCatttattatttcagttttagattTAGAGGGGACTTTTAATTCGGAGAGGCGACCAGTGTCTTTTTGTGTATTATGAAGCAAATCGTTCACACAAatctttttaaacattttttaacattaaagggttagttcacccaaaaatgaaaattctgtcatttattattcaccctcatgacgttccacacctgtaagaccttcgttaatcttcggaacacaaattaagatatttttgttgaaatccgatgactcccTGAGGcatgcatagggagcaatgacatttcctctctcaagatccattaatgtactaaaaacatatttaaatcagttcatgtgagtacagtggttcagtattaatattataaagtgatgagaatatttttggtgcgcaaaaaacaaaacaaaataacgacctgtatagtgatggctgatttcaatacactgctttaggaagcttcggagtgttatgaatcagcggttcagagcgccaaaatcacatgatttcagcaattTGGTGGTCcgaatccgaatcatgattcgacacactgattcattatggaccgatgcttcctgaagcagtgttttgaaatcggccatcactatataagtcgttattttgtttttttgccgcaccaaaaatcttctcgtcactttataatattaatattgaaccactgtactcacatgaactgatttaaatatgtttttagtacattaatggatcttgagagaggaaatgtcattgctggctatgaaagcctcacggagccatcggatttcaactaaaatatcttaatttgggtttccgaagattaacgaaggtcttacgggtgagaaacggcatgagggtgagtaataaatggcagaattttcatttttgggtgtactaaccctttaacattggtttaaaaacaacaacatggtTTCATAAGGGAGACTTCAGTGAAGAGAAAATGTGAGTCAGTGCCTGGAAGTGAAtgagaatgattcattcaaaagattcattcaaaaacgatTCGTTACGACCAAAAAAAACCCTAGCTCTCTTCTGAGTGATGTGAAAATAGTTTAATAGGTACACAAGTGTGAACCCaccattttaattaattagctTCCCAGCTAACATATGGCTAATCGACAGGTCATGGTTAGCTGGGCTTATTTTTCAGAAAACCTGTCTGTCAATCATTTTTTGAATTTGAGTTTGCTGACATCGAGACGTCTGATTTTATTCTTGAGAGACCTTAATTATCACAGAAAAGATCGAAATTTTCAACCTATACCCAGCTCTACATTCCCATTACATCGATTAAATAGGTTTCATTGACTAGGTTGCAACAGTTGTTGCCCTTTTAAGAGGAGCTTCGTCATAGCCAAAAACATGATCAGTTCAGGGAATGGTGAGAGGGGGGATTACGGGGATTTCTTACTCGAGCTGTAATGACATGAAGTTGTTAAATTCGCTGACATAATCCAGTCCTTCCCACATAGGAAACTACTCAAACATCCGACAGGTGACGTAAACAgtacaggaaaaaaaaagtcacattgaAAATATCCAAGTGTTTTTGAGGGGACGAGCACTTCGTACTGTAGGCTACAATATGTTATTACAAATGTGATCAACATACTCACAATTTGCAATTAACCATGCTATATCTCAGTCTTCTAGACGAAGGGAACGAAAGCTGAAATCTCTCGAGGCATCTTTTCTGTACGCATCTTTTGTGTCCTCATGGGAACCAATTATACAAAAGTAATTTGAAACCTGTACCTACCTAGCCTCATTTTGGTGTATGGTTCTGGTATTTATACAGGCTTCATACACTAGGTGTATATTTATTTAGGCCTATGTTTATGGGAAATACACCAAGATTTATGCTACAGTGCCAAAATGCACGTACCAAGTAGAACATGGGTCAATGCTGAATCAGTAACTAACAAAAACGAGAACATCACAGAGACATTAGTGTTGtgaaacaacttttattttgcaagcaAAATTATTTGAACAAAGGGCAAAAGCACTAAAAGAACTCATATATCCTAATAATCCATAGCTCATCTTTGTAAATGTTTGAACATTTTCCAAGATAACTCAAAATTTGagtttaattaaacatttaatgtgtcctAGAATAAATAACCATAAAATAAGACTAAAATATCAGATGTGCCCATTGTGCACCAACCAGTAGTTgacaaacagaaaatataaccACCAAGGCCTAAAATACGAAAAACAGTAAGATGTGTCcccttgtttatttatttatttattgcaacaATCATACAGTTGAAATAGTGAAATGCAATTTCACAAATGTGTCAAGAATGGTATCTTTACTAAAAGTTAAGAATATAAATTTGCCaataaaaattgtaatttgGAAAACCATTATACAAAActatttttgtaactttttatttaattttaacgTCAAACTGGCCAAGAAATTACTTAAATTTCATCAGTCAAATTGACAACTCTGCCTctaaacactaaaataaagtgaattTGGACATTTTGTACAAAAATAAGTTAGTTATACATGCTAGCACAACACAGTTTGCATTTACGTTCATGTGAACTATAATATACATACTTTTTCAGTAATGATCATCATTGAGAGCAACTGAATGAATTTCGAAAAGTCATATAAAACAATTGTGACTAGCCACAAAACAACTTCAACAGCTGGCTGAATTACAAAGACAATGTATAAGTCCTGAAAGTATTACAAACACCACAGATATCCATGCAATCCCATGTATCCCTGGAATGCCGCTGAACACTTACTGTAAACATGCCCTTTCTCAGAACACAGTGTGGGTTTTTTACATATAGTTAAAACATACAGTTAAGGGAGATGTGATTAGATTTGGCTTGATTATCAACCCATATAACTATACATTGAAACTTCAGAAACAAACAGTTTGGGTGGCAGTACTGTTCAATATGGTCCCATGATCACAAGATCGTTTGAACTGTTCTTTCATATTTGGTCACATACTCAATATAAATACTCAATAGTTAGGAAACATAGTAAATTAAGGCAGGTTTCAATAAGATGTGACCATACATTCTCTCTCAAGTGTCTTTTGCAGTATTTGGCGTCACCATTCTCCATTCAGTGTCTGTTGGCAGCATGCCTGGACTTGGGGAATGTCCACGACTCATCTCTCCTTCCTTTTCCCCTCCCTACAGGAGTATTAGATAGCCTTGACATCAATGAGGTGGCTGTGTTGGGCACCTTGCCTTAGGGACTTGATGTTTTGTAGCCTTCGTCCATGCAGAGTGAAGCGAGACCATGCCAGCAGCTGCAGAAGGGCACAGGAAATGGGCACAAACACCAGCAGGTAAAAGCAACCCTGACGCAGTGGCACAGGAACCGCAGGAGCTGCAATCGGTGCTTCTGCCGCTGAGTTCCTCTCGAAGATGTCATATCCTGGAAAAAGATAGTAGGAATGATGAATCGAAGAACCCTGAAAAAATGTtattatggtttccacaaaaatattaaagggttagttcacacaaaaatgcaaattctttcattaattactcaccctcatgtcattccaaacccataagatcttcgttcatcttcggaacacaaattaagatatttttgatgaaaaccgAATGCTTTCTGAACTCCTGAACTCTGAACCACTTTCAAggccagaaaggtagtaaagacatcattaaaatagtccatgtgactacaatcAATACTGAGCCAGTGTTCTGACGCTGCTCTGTGTTTACTACGTGAtcagcgtaggagactgacatggaagagaagaaattgttgaataaaaccattatttttgtttgttttttgcgcacaaaaagtatttttgtcgcttcataacattaaggatgaaccactgtcacatggactattttaatgatgtctttactacctttctgggccttgaaagtggtaataatGTTGCAGTCTATCGGAGGCCAGAAAGctttcggatttcatcaaaatgatcttaatttgtgttccgaagatgactGAAGaccttacaggtttggaataaactacattataaaatctattaaaaaatgttattttgatgtttctattgtaattttgatcaaataaatgcaaccttggtgagccactataatattttgcaatgtcatttaaaatgaattgggTCAAATGCAGGAGAGAGATATGAAGAATGTGCTTGTTTTCCCtaatttgtaagtcactttagatataagcatctgctaaatgattaaatgtgaaTTATTAAATGTGATTGTTACTTGCAATGCAGGTTTAGTCAGTGCAAGCATACCTGTGTAGAGACACAGCAGCCAGGTACCAACAAGAGGGGCAAAGGTCTGACCAGGCTTGGTTACCAAGGCAACCATACCAAAGAGCAGGGCAGAAGCTGCTTGTTGCCGGTGGTTCAACACAAAGTCCTCATCCACTAGGTCTGTGATCACCAGGTTCAGAAGTTTACAAGTGCCCTCGGTGAAGACACGATTACTGCGGAGAGATTcaaacaacacaataaaataatatagataAAAGACAATGTTGATAAAAGATTATTTGAAACTGTTCTCAGAGGCTAATGTGCatctttttattaatcaaaCAGAGTTCATCTTGTAAACTTAATAAATtgtgaaaatgtttgtttttttaatcaaagataaagaatagcaaaaaaataaatgcacgTTATCATAATAATTAACAGATTTTACTTAAATACTATAGCTAATacgtttttaaattaataaatatttatactttttaaaaaggtATGGCCTGTCATTTTGAACATTATTATCAGCTAAATTGTTATCATGTGTTATTTCTACTAAAATATTTAAggacattttattaaaaaaaattaattaaaaaatttagaAAGATAACTTTAATCATAATTCTAACTATTTTCCCTGTTTTGCAATGTCATATAGTtcacaataaaaatacagaGTGCAGACTTGTTTTCTCTCAGCACATGTCCTTGGACTGTTAGCAAAAATATAAGATCTCTGTGTCAAGTCTTGCAAACAAAAGCACACCTGCTCACCTTTATCTGTCACCGTCCCACCGGTGGGACGTTTgtcattatacatttaaaacaataatatgtTAGACTAAACCTAAATTAATATGGACCACCTATATATCCTTTGAAAGCTTACAGATGTTAGTTTTCATATTTGTAACTGATTTTCGATACAAATAACAGAGGAATTATTACAGATTCAGACTCGTAAGGCATgatcagacctttattttgaaatagcaatgcatataaaaaaaatcatgaaaactggtagaaaactttttttttcatgccaagacttcaaaagataacatttattgtattttttgagaaaaatgggtctgaaaatgttttaaatataacgaAAAAACATTCTCCATTTGTGATTCTGCAGAAAGCTATAATGCACATGTTCTTTCAAAATGTCTATTACGTGTTTGTCAGAGGttgaattcaaatcaaatactGCCATACTGCACATACTACTTCTGAATATGATGTCTGCTTTATAAATTGAATGAAAAttatggaaatatatggttcagataacTCAAAgcatatatggaaatggaagCATCCTTATATAGTCACCAATGAAACCTGGATGTCATAAAGTAGAAAGGTTTGgcactgcgcccaaacaaaatcgaagctcattttttaaaatataaacctaaaatttggaacacaacttattcagatttttggctttcgttttcttgcatgttttgtaaaataaatattttatataaaacctTTTACATTTTCTAAACTTCATCTAACTTCTACAATAATATGCCAAGTGTCTCCTAAAGACCAAACTTAACTGAAAGGACCAAATTTAATTCTGTGCTCCAAAGTATTCAAGATTTATAACAATTTAAGTTTTCAGGTCTATGCTCAAAAATGGGGACTGACagttaatagtttttgttttaaccTGTTAACCAAAACAATTTGAATTTCTGACAATGGAAGGGCTCATTTCTCACCTAGCAATAAAGATGCAGAGCAGGTACACCTGGTCCGCCCCGGCTAGAAGCATGGCTATGCTGAGGCCCAGCTTCAGGAGGAAGAGCCCGCGGACAACCTGGTACACACCCAGTCTTTGGCACAGCGTTAAGAAGTAGAGATTGTTCAGATGAGGTGCAATGTAAGAAAAGCCTGTGTCACAGGAAAATACAGAATTAgcataataaaaatacacacagaaacatatatgtatatcctcatatatgtatatatgggAAATCATAACCTCACAATAGGTTCCCACAAGCAGGTTTACATAGCCAGCATTGTTGATGTGCTGTGGCCATGTGAATGATTTCTTTCTCTCTTACCCAGCAGGAAGGAACCGGTGGAGGCAGAGATACGGTCTGACAGGAGGTGCTCCAAAAACAGTGGAAAGAAATTACTGTTGAAATGGCAGTGGAATACCTGCAGATGGTGGGGTAgaggaaaatatatataataagttCTCTAATTGGAGGATTTTAGCCAATACCACTTTAACTTTGTGTCTTATGTGTTTACATTTACCTGTACAAGGTTCATGGAGACAAACCACATAAAGTTCTTGTGGCGTGACAGCTGCTTTAGATATTCTCCAAGAGTGACTGGCTTCTCAGGTGAGGTAAAAGGAGCTTGACCGACACTCAGTCTATAAGAACATCAAGGAGGATGGGCAATCCAACGGGAggaaacaaagagaaaaaaagttagtgaaaattatacaataaaacaaatacatattATAAAAAGATGCAATGAgcatcattttaataaaaatctctACATCAACCTGCAACCAAATAGCCTACAGCTAAGCTATCTATAAAATTTGTTCCAACGTTAGCATTTCACAGGGTTGTAAATTGTAGTCCAGCAACTCTAAGTTTTGATATTCGGTCAAATAACTCcttttattaaagaaaataatacagGTTGGACAAAtttgtgggtgagtaaatgatgccaAAATGATCAGTTTTGGGtcaaatattcctttaaaaggtgctaaagaggatcttttcgtcgactgagaaaccaaagactgttactgagtttttgaaatgaacgcatgcgtaagaacaaccccccttccttttgagggaacgcctcccaaaactcgtgcacgagtattggaacacgagtgtttaccaccggcattcgctgtatcatgttagtggattcattatgtcggactcaccgcaggtaactcacaatctgcagttgttactcctgtctccggacaaaacattgcatgcggcgcctgtggagtgtggaaagttactggagccgcgctcgtctccacaaggaacgtcacggcagtgattgacaagccagagggccaatcgtttatgtgatgatcgcgtaaacgattggctgatgtttttaaggccctacctcgtgcacagatgatgtatattaatattattcctttcagtgcacctaataaatagtcttttatcagttagtaaagacaatttcaagtaatattgcaaaaatgtataaaacaaaacatcctctttagcacctttaaggagCTGGTAACACAAATGCTGCATGTTCATATCCAGCGCTATCAACCTCCCTCCCTTGAGCGAGGCAGTTAACCCCAGGTTGCTCCACGGGGACCGGCTCTTCAATTAGTGTGGTGTAAATTGCTTTGGATGAAAAGTAACTGCTAAACGACAAGTAATATTTAGCACTGAAAAACAATAATTCTCTTACTCAGTGAGTGCTTGGCTCTCGTTCTTGCGTGGATGGACTTCATTCTCAAACCGGTGTCGCAGGAGACGTGAAACAATGAAAAAGCCTAGCATTGAGACAGTGGCTAGAGTCACACAGAAGAGCCTGAAGGAGTAAAAGTCTTCCTTGTTCCAGAAGCAGTAAGAGAGGAAAACAGACAGTGAGCCCAATGCACTGAACAAGGAACTGTGAAAGTTGAGGCGTGTGCGGTCATGTGCAGACACGGCCAGATCAGCCAGGAGGGCGTTGTGGTTGAGGTCGACCACCGTGAGGAAGCCATCGTAAAGGCACAGGCAGATGAGGAACTGCAGTCCAGGCCAGGTCCAGGACACCCAGAAGGCCAGGAACGAGAGGGCGAAGAGAGGCCCGCTACGGGAGAGTGCCTGTAGACGCTTTAAAACCACCTCAGGGGAT
It encodes the following:
- the mfsd13a gene encoding transmembrane protein 180, producing the protein MGRRVWGLCQGASTAVLYGSLALFVSILHNVFLLYYVETFVSVYKIDKLSFWVGETVFLIWNSLNDPLFGWLSDRSFLSSPQSGSQITSPEVVLKRLQALSRSGPLFALSFLAFWVSWTWPGLQFLICLCLYDGFLTVVDLNHNALLADLAVSAHDRTRLNFHSSLFSALGSLSVFLSYCFWNKEDFYSFRLFCVTLATVSMLGFFIVSRLLRHRFENEVHPRKNESQALTELSVGQAPFTSPEKPVTLGEYLKQLSRHKNFMWFVSMNLVQVFHCHFNSNFFPLFLEHLLSDRISASTGSFLLGFSYIAPHLNNLYFLTLCQRLGVYQVVRGLFLLKLGLSIAMLLAGADQVYLLCIFIASNRVFTEGTCKLLNLVITDLVDEDFVLNHRQQAASALLFGMVALVTKPGQTFAPLVGTWLLCLYTGYDIFERNSAAEAPIAAPAVPVPLRQGCFYLLVFVPISCALLQLLAWSRFTLHGRRLQNIKSLRQGAQHSHLIDVKAI